A single Oncorhynchus kisutch isolate 150728-3 linkage group LG19, Okis_V2, whole genome shotgun sequence DNA region contains:
- the LOC109910286 gene encoding LOW QUALITY PROTEIN: protein LLP homolog (The sequence of the model RefSeq protein was modified relative to this genomic sequence to represent the inferred CDS: inserted 1 base in 1 codon): MAKSLRSKWKRKMRAVKRAKNAPKELARLKLALAHGGTGEISMNDIQDIATVVPAGKIKEKKVDVDMEGEEVDDGKMDMDSKRSKTTQLDEHGQYPTWMSQRQAKKLKGKRITKKSGGKANKKXKGIAW, translated from the exons ATGGCCAAAAGTCTGCGAAGCAAATGGAAGCGGAAGATGCGTGCTGTGAAGAGAGCGAAGAACGCCCCTAAGGAACTGGCTCGGCTGAAGCTAGCTTTAGCCCACGGTGGCACAGGAGAGATCTCCATGAATGACATTCAGGACATAGCTACAGTGGTGCCAGCTGGGAAGATAAAGGAGAAGAAAGTGGATgtagacatggagggagaggaagtTGATG ATGGAAAGATGGACATGGACAGCAAGCGCAGTAAGACGACCCAATTGGACGAGCACGGACAGTACCCAACATGGATGAGCCAACGACAGGCCAAGAAACTGAAAGGCAAACGCATAACAAAGAAATCGGGAGGAAAGGCCAACAAAA AGAAGGGCATTGCCTGGTAG
- the LOC109910285 gene encoding hematopoietic lineage cell-specific protein isoform X4, with protein MWKSVVGHNVSIKVAEGDDWETDPDFENDVSEQEQRWGAKTIEGSGRKEHISVSELRQKVSQEHEVGKQKERAEAPKASYGYGGKFGVEKDRMDKGAVGHGYVAQVEQHSSQTDAKRGFGGKFGVQKDRVDKSAMGFEYKGEVEQHTSQKDYSKGFGGKFGVEKEKVDKAALGYDYKGETEKHQSQKDYSKGFGGKFGVEKEKVDKAALGYDYKGETEKHQSQNDYAKGFGGRYGVQTDRMDKSAVAFTDMESPTSAYEKTIPMEASSAGAGNLKARFENLARSSDEENRKRAEEERARRQAREKREQEEARRRQQEQNSREEEAEQHQPPPVEEQRPPPVEEQRPPPVEETNRKPQPPQLPTARAVPQIPRDEPVEEEEPVYDQPPCLPPRSSDLLEAEPPQEQTPSEPEQEDEGEYEDISPIPFPEPDPAVDNDYEDLTCGQTAVAIYDYQGEADDEISFNPDDVITNIEMVDEGWWKGHCHGRIGLFPATFVKMM; from the exons ATGTGGAAGTCAGTGGTGGGACACAACGTGAGCATAAAGGTTGCAGAGGGGGACGACTGGGAGACCGACCCTGACTTTGAG AATGATGTGTCAGAACAGGAACAGAGATGGGGGGCCAAGACCATTGAGGGGTCTGGTCGAAAAGAACACATCAG tGTATCAGAGCTGAGACAGAAGGTGTCCCAGGAGCATGAGGTGGGGAAGCAGAAGGAGCGAGCGGAGGCTCCCAAGGCCTCTTACGGTTACGGAGGGAAGTTTGGAGTGGAGAAAGACCGCATGGACAAG GGGGCAGTGGGGCATGGCTACGTGGCGCAGGTGGAGCAGCACTCATCCCAGACCGATGCAAAGAGAGGATTCGGGGGTAAATTTGGAGTGCAGAAAGACCGTGTGGATAAG tctgCCATGGGTTTTGAATACAAGGGTGAGGTGGAGCAGCATACATCTCAGAAAG ACTATTCAAAGGGTTTTGGGGGGAAGTTTGGGGTGGAGAAGGAGAAAGTGGACAAGGCTGCCTTGGGATACGACTACAAGGGAGAGACCGAGAAGCACCAGTCTCAGAAAG ACTATTCAAAGGGTTTTGGAGGGAAGTTTGGGGTGGAGAAGGAGAAAGTGGACAAGGCTGCCTTGGGATACGACTACAAGGGAGAGACCGAGAAGCACCAGTCTCAGAATG ACTATGCCAAGGGCTTTGGGGGACGCTATGGCGTCCAGACAGACCGCATGGATAAA AGTGCAGTGGCCTTCACAGACATGGAATCCCCTACCTCTGCCTATGAGAAGACAATACCAATGGAGGCAT CAAGTGCAGGGGCAGGCAACCTGAAGGCTCGCTTTGAGAACCTGGCTCGGTCATCAGATGAGGAGAACAGAAAGCGAGCGGAGGAGGAGAGAGCCAGGAGACAggctagagagaagagagagcaggaggaggcacGACGCAGACAACAG GAACAGAACAGCAGGGAGGAGGAAGCAGAGCAGCATCAGCCTCCACCTGTTGAAGAGCAGAGACCTCCACCTGTTGAAGAGCAGAGACCTCCACCTGTTGAAGAGACCAACAGGAAGCCCCAACCACCACAGCTGCCCACTGCCAGGGCAGTGCCTCAGATACCAAGAGATGAGCCAGTG gaagaggaggagccagTCTATGACCAGCCCCCGTGCCTGCCCCCACGGTCAAGTGACCTGCTGGAGGCGGAGCCACCTCAGGAGCAGACCCCATCAGAACCAgagcaggaggatgagggagagtatGAGGATATCTCACCAATACCTTTCCCAGAACCTGATCCAG CTGTGGATAATGACTATGAGGACCTGACATGCGGTCAGACCGCAGTGGCCATTTATGACTACcaaggag AGGCAGATGATGAGATCTCCTTCAACCCCGATGATGTCATCACCAACATAGAGATGGTGGACGAAGGCTGGTGGAAGGGACACTGTCACGGACGCATTGGACTTTTCCCTGCTACATTCGTGAAAATGATGTAG
- the LOC109910285 gene encoding hematopoietic lineage cell-specific protein isoform X3, with product MWKSVVGHNVSIKVAEGDDWETDPDFENDVSEQEQRWGAKTIEGSGRKEHISVSELRQKVSQEHEVGKQKERAEAPKASYGYGGKFGVEKDRMDKGAVGHGYVAQVEQHSSQTDAKRGFGGKFGVQKDRVDKSAMGFEYKGEVEQHTSQKDYSKGFGGKFGVEKEKVDKAALGYDYKGETEKHQSQKDYSKGFGGKFGVEKEKVDKAALGYDYKGETEKHQSQNDYAKGFGGRYGVQTDRMDKSAVAFTDMESPTSAYEKTIPMEASSAGAGNLKARFENLARSSDEENRKRAEEERARRQAREKREQEEARRRQQEQNSREEEAEQHQPPPVEEQRPPPVEEQRPPPVEETNRKPQPPQLPTARAVPQIPRDEPVEEEEEPVYDQPPCLPPRSSDLLEAEPPQEQTPSEPEQEDEGEYEDISPIPFPEPDPAVDNDYEDLTCGQTAVAIYDYQGEADDEISFNPDDVITNIEMVDEGWWKGHCHGRIGLFPATFVKMM from the exons ATGTGGAAGTCAGTGGTGGGACACAACGTGAGCATAAAGGTTGCAGAGGGGGACGACTGGGAGACCGACCCTGACTTTGAG AATGATGTGTCAGAACAGGAACAGAGATGGGGGGCCAAGACCATTGAGGGGTCTGGTCGAAAAGAACACATCAG tGTATCAGAGCTGAGACAGAAGGTGTCCCAGGAGCATGAGGTGGGGAAGCAGAAGGAGCGAGCGGAGGCTCCCAAGGCCTCTTACGGTTACGGAGGGAAGTTTGGAGTGGAGAAAGACCGCATGGACAAG GGGGCAGTGGGGCATGGCTACGTGGCGCAGGTGGAGCAGCACTCATCCCAGACCGATGCAAAGAGAGGATTCGGGGGTAAATTTGGAGTGCAGAAAGACCGTGTGGATAAG tctgCCATGGGTTTTGAATACAAGGGTGAGGTGGAGCAGCATACATCTCAGAAAG ACTATTCAAAGGGTTTTGGGGGGAAGTTTGGGGTGGAGAAGGAGAAAGTGGACAAGGCTGCCTTGGGATACGACTACAAGGGAGAGACCGAGAAGCACCAGTCTCAGAAAG ACTATTCAAAGGGTTTTGGAGGGAAGTTTGGGGTGGAGAAGGAGAAAGTGGACAAGGCTGCCTTGGGATACGACTACAAGGGAGAGACCGAGAAGCACCAGTCTCAGAATG ACTATGCCAAGGGCTTTGGGGGACGCTATGGCGTCCAGACAGACCGCATGGATAAA AGTGCAGTGGCCTTCACAGACATGGAATCCCCTACCTCTGCCTATGAGAAGACAATACCAATGGAGGCAT CAAGTGCAGGGGCAGGCAACCTGAAGGCTCGCTTTGAGAACCTGGCTCGGTCATCAGATGAGGAGAACAGAAAGCGAGCGGAGGAGGAGAGAGCCAGGAGACAggctagagagaagagagagcaggaggaggcacGACGCAGACAACAG GAACAGAACAGCAGGGAGGAGGAAGCAGAGCAGCATCAGCCTCCACCTGTTGAAGAGCAGAGACCTCCACCTGTTGAAGAGCAGAGACCTCCACCTGTTGAAGAGACCAACAGGAAGCCCCAACCACCACAGCTGCCCACTGCCAGGGCAGTGCCTCAGATACCAAGAGATGAGCCAGTG gaggaagaggaggagccagTCTATGACCAGCCCCCGTGCCTGCCCCCACGGTCAAGTGACCTGCTGGAGGCGGAGCCACCTCAGGAGCAGACCCCATCAGAACCAgagcaggaggatgagggagagtatGAGGATATCTCACCAATACCTTTCCCAGAACCTGATCCAG CTGTGGATAATGACTATGAGGACCTGACATGCGGTCAGACCGCAGTGGCCATTTATGACTACcaaggag AGGCAGATGATGAGATCTCCTTCAACCCCGATGATGTCATCACCAACATAGAGATGGTGGACGAAGGCTGGTGGAAGGGACACTGTCACGGACGCATTGGACTTTTCCCTGCTACATTCGTGAAAATGATGTAG
- the LOC109910285 gene encoding hematopoietic lineage cell-specific protein isoform X2 — MFSFTTILGKCRRKARIKQMWKSVVGHNVSIKVAEGDDWETDPDFENDVSEQEQRWGAKTIEGSGRKEHISVSELRQKVSQEHEVGKQKERAEAPKASYGYGGKFGVEKDRMDKGAVGHGYVAQVEQHSSQTDAKRGFGGKFGVQKDRVDKSAMGFEYKGEVEQHTSQKDYSKGFGGKFGVEKEKVDKAALGYDYKGETEKHQSQKDYSKGFGGKFGVEKEKVDKAALGYDYKGETEKHQSQNDYAKGFGGRYGVQTDRMDKSAVAFTDMESPTSAYEKTIPMEASSAGAGNLKARFENLARSSDEENRKRAEEERARRQAREKREQEEARRRQQEQNSREEEAEQHQPPPVEEQRPPPVEEQRPPPVEETNRKPQPPQLPTARAVPQIPRDEPVEEEEPVYDQPPCLPPRSSDLLEAEPPQEQTPSEPEQEDEGEYEDISPIPFPEPDPAVDNDYEDLTCGQTAVAIYDYQGEADDEISFNPDDVITNIEMVDEGWWKGHCHGRIGLFPATFVKMM, encoded by the exons ATGTTTAGTTTTACTACTATTTTGGGTAAATGCAGACGAAAAGCACGCATCAAACAG ATGTGGAAGTCAGTGGTGGGACACAACGTGAGCATAAAGGTTGCAGAGGGGGACGACTGGGAGACCGACCCTGACTTTGAG AATGATGTGTCAGAACAGGAACAGAGATGGGGGGCCAAGACCATTGAGGGGTCTGGTCGAAAAGAACACATCAG tGTATCAGAGCTGAGACAGAAGGTGTCCCAGGAGCATGAGGTGGGGAAGCAGAAGGAGCGAGCGGAGGCTCCCAAGGCCTCTTACGGTTACGGAGGGAAGTTTGGAGTGGAGAAAGACCGCATGGACAAG GGGGCAGTGGGGCATGGCTACGTGGCGCAGGTGGAGCAGCACTCATCCCAGACCGATGCAAAGAGAGGATTCGGGGGTAAATTTGGAGTGCAGAAAGACCGTGTGGATAAG tctgCCATGGGTTTTGAATACAAGGGTGAGGTGGAGCAGCATACATCTCAGAAAG ACTATTCAAAGGGTTTTGGGGGGAAGTTTGGGGTGGAGAAGGAGAAAGTGGACAAGGCTGCCTTGGGATACGACTACAAGGGAGAGACCGAGAAGCACCAGTCTCAGAAAG ACTATTCAAAGGGTTTTGGAGGGAAGTTTGGGGTGGAGAAGGAGAAAGTGGACAAGGCTGCCTTGGGATACGACTACAAGGGAGAGACCGAGAAGCACCAGTCTCAGAATG ACTATGCCAAGGGCTTTGGGGGACGCTATGGCGTCCAGACAGACCGCATGGATAAA AGTGCAGTGGCCTTCACAGACATGGAATCCCCTACCTCTGCCTATGAGAAGACAATACCAATGGAGGCAT CAAGTGCAGGGGCAGGCAACCTGAAGGCTCGCTTTGAGAACCTGGCTCGGTCATCAGATGAGGAGAACAGAAAGCGAGCGGAGGAGGAGAGAGCCAGGAGACAggctagagagaagagagagcaggaggaggcacGACGCAGACAACAG GAACAGAACAGCAGGGAGGAGGAAGCAGAGCAGCATCAGCCTCCACCTGTTGAAGAGCAGAGACCTCCACCTGTTGAAGAGCAGAGACCTCCACCTGTTGAAGAGACCAACAGGAAGCCCCAACCACCACAGCTGCCCACTGCCAGGGCAGTGCCTCAGATACCAAGAGATGAGCCAGTG gaagaggaggagccagTCTATGACCAGCCCCCGTGCCTGCCCCCACGGTCAAGTGACCTGCTGGAGGCGGAGCCACCTCAGGAGCAGACCCCATCAGAACCAgagcaggaggatgagggagagtatGAGGATATCTCACCAATACCTTTCCCAGAACCTGATCCAG CTGTGGATAATGACTATGAGGACCTGACATGCGGTCAGACCGCAGTGGCCATTTATGACTACcaaggag AGGCAGATGATGAGATCTCCTTCAACCCCGATGATGTCATCACCAACATAGAGATGGTGGACGAAGGCTGGTGGAAGGGACACTGTCACGGACGCATTGGACTTTTCCCTGCTACATTCGTGAAAATGATGTAG
- the LOC109910285 gene encoding hematopoietic lineage cell-specific protein isoform X1, translating to MFSFTTILGKCRRKARIKQMWKSVVGHNVSIKVAEGDDWETDPDFENDVSEQEQRWGAKTIEGSGRKEHISVSELRQKVSQEHEVGKQKERAEAPKASYGYGGKFGVEKDRMDKGAVGHGYVAQVEQHSSQTDAKRGFGGKFGVQKDRVDKSAMGFEYKGEVEQHTSQKDYSKGFGGKFGVEKEKVDKAALGYDYKGETEKHQSQKDYSKGFGGKFGVEKEKVDKAALGYDYKGETEKHQSQNDYAKGFGGRYGVQTDRMDKSAVAFTDMESPTSAYEKTIPMEASSAGAGNLKARFENLARSSDEENRKRAEEERARRQAREKREQEEARRRQQEQNSREEEAEQHQPPPVEEQRPPPVEEQRPPPVEETNRKPQPPQLPTARAVPQIPRDEPVEEEEEPVYDQPPCLPPRSSDLLEAEPPQEQTPSEPEQEDEGEYEDISPIPFPEPDPAVDNDYEDLTCGQTAVAIYDYQGEADDEISFNPDDVITNIEMVDEGWWKGHCHGRIGLFPATFVKMM from the exons ATGTTTAGTTTTACTACTATTTTGGGTAAATGCAGACGAAAAGCACGCATCAAACAG ATGTGGAAGTCAGTGGTGGGACACAACGTGAGCATAAAGGTTGCAGAGGGGGACGACTGGGAGACCGACCCTGACTTTGAG AATGATGTGTCAGAACAGGAACAGAGATGGGGGGCCAAGACCATTGAGGGGTCTGGTCGAAAAGAACACATCAG tGTATCAGAGCTGAGACAGAAGGTGTCCCAGGAGCATGAGGTGGGGAAGCAGAAGGAGCGAGCGGAGGCTCCCAAGGCCTCTTACGGTTACGGAGGGAAGTTTGGAGTGGAGAAAGACCGCATGGACAAG GGGGCAGTGGGGCATGGCTACGTGGCGCAGGTGGAGCAGCACTCATCCCAGACCGATGCAAAGAGAGGATTCGGGGGTAAATTTGGAGTGCAGAAAGACCGTGTGGATAAG tctgCCATGGGTTTTGAATACAAGGGTGAGGTGGAGCAGCATACATCTCAGAAAG ACTATTCAAAGGGTTTTGGGGGGAAGTTTGGGGTGGAGAAGGAGAAAGTGGACAAGGCTGCCTTGGGATACGACTACAAGGGAGAGACCGAGAAGCACCAGTCTCAGAAAG ACTATTCAAAGGGTTTTGGAGGGAAGTTTGGGGTGGAGAAGGAGAAAGTGGACAAGGCTGCCTTGGGATACGACTACAAGGGAGAGACCGAGAAGCACCAGTCTCAGAATG ACTATGCCAAGGGCTTTGGGGGACGCTATGGCGTCCAGACAGACCGCATGGATAAA AGTGCAGTGGCCTTCACAGACATGGAATCCCCTACCTCTGCCTATGAGAAGACAATACCAATGGAGGCAT CAAGTGCAGGGGCAGGCAACCTGAAGGCTCGCTTTGAGAACCTGGCTCGGTCATCAGATGAGGAGAACAGAAAGCGAGCGGAGGAGGAGAGAGCCAGGAGACAggctagagagaagagagagcaggaggaggcacGACGCAGACAACAG GAACAGAACAGCAGGGAGGAGGAAGCAGAGCAGCATCAGCCTCCACCTGTTGAAGAGCAGAGACCTCCACCTGTTGAAGAGCAGAGACCTCCACCTGTTGAAGAGACCAACAGGAAGCCCCAACCACCACAGCTGCCCACTGCCAGGGCAGTGCCTCAGATACCAAGAGATGAGCCAGTG gaggaagaggaggagccagTCTATGACCAGCCCCCGTGCCTGCCCCCACGGTCAAGTGACCTGCTGGAGGCGGAGCCACCTCAGGAGCAGACCCCATCAGAACCAgagcaggaggatgagggagagtatGAGGATATCTCACCAATACCTTTCCCAGAACCTGATCCAG CTGTGGATAATGACTATGAGGACCTGACATGCGGTCAGACCGCAGTGGCCATTTATGACTACcaaggag AGGCAGATGATGAGATCTCCTTCAACCCCGATGATGTCATCACCAACATAGAGATGGTGGACGAAGGCTGGTGGAAGGGACACTGTCACGGACGCATTGGACTTTTCCCTGCTACATTCGTGAAAATGATGTAG